In Natranaerovirga hydrolytica, a single window of DNA contains:
- the pheT gene encoding phenylalanine--tRNA ligase subunit beta, with amino-acid sequence MLTPISWLKEYVEIDCDIKTFVDEMTMSGSNVETYEELGNDIDKVVVGKILSIKGHPDADKLVVTKVDVGDTEPIQIVTGADNISEGDYIPVAVVGAVLPGDFKIKKTKLRGIESNGMMCSVEELGLENEDFPEAPENGIYIFDKEYPLGEDVKKYFGLDETVVEFEITSNRPDCFSILGMAREVAATFRKPFNYPQIAYSQLKEKANDYAKISVKDKDLCPRYAAKIVKNVKIASSPKWMRQRLLACGVRPINNIVDITNYVMLEMGQPMHAFDLDKLENNEIIVRRGNKDEAIQTLDGEIRKVDESILVIADSKKAVAIAGIMGGEATKVTEETQTILFESANFDSTNIRLSSKKIGLRTDSSSKFEKNLDPNTVEEAINRACQLIVELGVGDVVEGMLDQYEDKRIENQLTFDPQAINQLLGTNISEDDMINYLESVELTIDKNTKQVTVPTFRSDIERSADLAEEVARLYGYNNIPTTLPSGTTVGKKNFKQEIEDLSRIIVEQCGFNESMNYSFESPKVFNKLKIEKDSPLRNAVTLSNPLGEDFSIMRTVTLNGLLNSLSTNYNRRNKNVKLYELANVYIPKELPLKDLPDERMKLTLGMYDSGDFFDLKGVIEALFTKLGLNQTIDYNPNKEIPWLHPGRKAEINYNKQSLGFIGEVHPDVMDAYDIEERVYVAVVDMPTLTELASLDREYVSIAKYPAMLRDLSITLKEDILVGQIESIIKQYGGKTLEAIELFDVYQGEQIEAGYKSVAYSISFRANDRTLKEKEVNKAMNNILKALEKELDAKLRA; translated from the coding sequence ATGTTAACACCAATATCTTGGTTAAAAGAGTATGTAGAAATAGATTGTGATATCAAAACCTTTGTTGACGAGATGACCATGTCAGGCTCTAATGTTGAGACGTATGAAGAGCTGGGAAATGACATTGACAAAGTTGTAGTAGGTAAGATTTTAAGTATCAAAGGTCATCCAGATGCAGATAAATTAGTTGTAACAAAAGTAGATGTAGGCGATACAGAGCCTATTCAAATTGTGACAGGTGCAGACAACATAAGTGAAGGGGATTATATACCAGTAGCAGTTGTAGGTGCTGTATTACCAGGGGACTTTAAGATTAAAAAAACCAAATTAAGAGGTATTGAATCTAATGGTATGATGTGCTCTGTTGAAGAATTAGGACTTGAAAATGAAGATTTTCCAGAAGCACCAGAAAATGGTATTTATATCTTTGACAAAGAATATCCTTTAGGTGAAGATGTGAAAAAATACTTTGGATTAGATGAAACAGTAGTGGAATTTGAAATAACTTCAAATAGACCAGACTGTTTTAGTATTTTAGGAATGGCTAGAGAAGTAGCGGCTACATTTAGAAAGCCGTTTAACTATCCACAGATAGCCTATTCACAATTAAAAGAAAAAGCAAATGATTATGCAAAAATCAGCGTAAAAGATAAAGACTTATGTCCTAGATATGCAGCGAAAATTGTTAAAAATGTAAAAATAGCTTCATCTCCAAAATGGATGCGCCAAAGACTATTGGCTTGTGGTGTCAGACCAATCAATAACATTGTGGATATAACCAACTATGTTATGTTAGAAATGGGTCAACCCATGCATGCCTTTGATTTAGATAAATTAGAGAATAATGAAATCATAGTAAGACGTGGCAATAAGGATGAAGCCATTCAAACATTAGATGGAGAAATAAGAAAAGTTGATGAATCCATTCTTGTGATTGCAGACTCAAAAAAAGCTGTTGCAATAGCTGGTATAATGGGTGGAGAAGCAACAAAAGTAACTGAAGAAACCCAAACTATTTTATTTGAATCTGCTAATTTTGACAGTACCAATATTAGACTATCTTCTAAAAAAATAGGATTAAGAACGGATTCTTCTTCAAAGTTTGAGAAAAACTTAGATCCTAATACTGTAGAAGAAGCGATCAATAGAGCTTGTCAATTAATTGTTGAGCTTGGTGTAGGTGACGTTGTTGAAGGTATGTTAGATCAGTATGAGGATAAAAGAATAGAAAATCAATTAACCTTTGATCCTCAAGCAATTAATCAATTGTTAGGTACCAATATATCTGAAGACGATATGATAAATTATCTTGAAAGTGTTGAATTAACAATTGATAAAAACACGAAACAAGTTACTGTTCCAACCTTTAGATCTGATATTGAAAGAAGTGCTGATTTAGCAGAAGAAGTAGCAAGATTATATGGGTACAATAATATTCCTACAACGTTACCATCAGGAACAACTGTTGGTAAGAAAAATTTTAAGCAAGAAATAGAAGATTTATCACGAATCATAGTAGAACAATGTGGATTCAATGAATCTATGAACTACTCTTTTGAAAGTCCAAAAGTTTTTAACAAATTAAAAATAGAAAAGGATAGTCCATTAAGAAATGCTGTGACCCTATCTAATCCACTAGGAGAAGATTTTAGTATTATGCGAACCGTTACTTTAAATGGGTTATTAAACTCTCTATCAACCAATTATAACCGAAGAAATAAAAATGTGAAATTATATGAATTGGCAAATGTGTACATTCCAAAAGAATTGCCTTTAAAAGACTTACCAGATGAAAGAATGAAATTAACACTTGGTATGTATGACTCAGGAGATTTCTTTGACTTAAAAGGTGTTATTGAGGCATTATTTACAAAATTAGGCTTGAATCAGACCATTGATTATAATCCAAACAAAGAAATACCTTGGTTGCACCCAGGAAGAAAGGCAGAAATTAATTATAACAAACAATCATTAGGTTTTATTGGAGAAGTTCACCCAGATGTAATGGATGCTTACGATATTGAAGAAAGAGTATATGTGGCAGTTGTGGATATGCCTACATTAACAGAATTGGCTTCATTAGACAGAGAATACGTATCTATTGCAAAATATCCAGCAATGTTAAGAGATTTAAGTATTACTTTAAAAGAAGATATTTTAGTAGGTCAGATAGAAAGTATTATTAAACAGTACGGTGGTAAAACATTAGAAGCTATTGAATTATTCGATGTTTATCAAGGAGAACAAATTGAGGCAGGCTATAAGTCTGTAGCTTACTCCATCTCTTTTAGAGCCAATGATAGGACTTTAAAAGAAAAAGAAGTGAATAAAGCGATGAACAATATATTAAAAGCATTAGAAAAAGAGTTAGATGCAAAATTAAGAGCATAA
- a CDS encoding SpoIID/LytB domain-containing protein — MKKKISSLLIIMTLLIIPLVNHKMITLGHTSEDSVRVGLKAYYEQVPTIHIKNETIVVGYELEDLWQDEMVLESSTGFEFYPANEAYFISNEFVTKYNDAKEITEKLSYEGIEAFAGSVSLGMWKVYIPLDGFKEEDYSDVLNRIDGKYGVTYHQGSDNKYRVRMNASEYSIIFENSFDHPQFITTDASEGINVLDLGTRQYRGKIEIGRYGKEGITAINILPIEEYLYGVVPGEIIPSWPMESLKAQAVAARTYAMYYKDVAPKYGNEPYTLCDTTNSQVYYGYSSENENTNKAIDRTKGEMVYYNHSIIPTYFFSTSGGHTENSENVWSATVPYLTGVPDIYELEPERRPWVKVHTSESIEEALNRYNVNIGTVLDIEVDGMSNAGRVMTLNIIGSEGDYAINKETIRVWLGLNSRKFKLVKENTPEHTIVNVQNSHNKDLKLADDLYVINGNGEVNKVMDAEEQFIILSGTNIDNYPTLQSDNGEFIFVGQGWGHGVGLSQSGAKGMALHGYTYKEILEYYYTGTQVK; from the coding sequence ATGAAGAAAAAAATAAGTTCTTTATTAATTATAATGACGCTTTTAATCATACCACTGGTTAATCATAAAATGATAACATTAGGGCATACAAGCGAAGATAGTGTAAGGGTAGGATTAAAAGCATATTATGAGCAGGTGCCGACCATACATATTAAAAATGAAACGATTGTTGTAGGTTACGAGTTGGAAGATTTGTGGCAAGATGAAATGGTATTAGAAAGTTCTACTGGATTTGAATTTTATCCAGCCAATGAAGCGTATTTCATTTCAAATGAATTTGTTACAAAGTATAATGATGCCAAAGAAATTACAGAGAAATTAAGTTATGAAGGCATAGAAGCCTTTGCTGGTTCGGTTTCATTAGGGATGTGGAAGGTATACATTCCACTAGATGGGTTTAAGGAAGAAGATTATAGTGATGTTTTGAATCGTATTGATGGAAAATATGGTGTCACTTATCACCAAGGAAGTGATAATAAATATCGAGTTAGAATGAATGCCAGTGAGTATAGTATAATATTTGAAAATAGTTTTGATCACCCTCAATTTATAACAACCGATGCTAGTGAAGGTATCAATGTTTTGGATCTTGGAACAAGACAATATAGAGGTAAAATAGAGATTGGACGTTATGGCAAAGAAGGTATAACAGCAATTAATATCCTTCCTATAGAAGAGTATCTCTATGGTGTGGTGCCAGGTGAAATTATACCCTCTTGGCCGATGGAATCTTTAAAAGCTCAGGCAGTAGCAGCCAGAACATATGCTATGTATTATAAAGATGTTGCCCCTAAATATGGCAATGAACCTTATACTTTATGTGATACAACCAATTCACAAGTCTATTACGGTTATTCTTCTGAAAATGAGAATACTAATAAAGCCATAGATCGTACAAAAGGTGAGATGGTATATTATAATCATTCTATAATACCGACTTACTTTTTCTCCACAAGTGGAGGACACACTGAAAATAGTGAAAATGTTTGGAGCGCTACGGTGCCATATTTGACAGGTGTTCCTGATATATACGAATTAGAACCTGAAAGAAGACCATGGGTAAAAGTCCATACAAGTGAATCCATTGAAGAGGCTTTAAACAGATATAATGTTAATATTGGTACCGTATTGGACATTGAGGTAGATGGTATGAGTAATGCAGGACGAGTAATGACCCTTAATATCATTGGCTCAGAAGGTGACTATGCCATTAATAAAGAAACCATACGTGTTTGGCTTGGGTTAAATAGTAGGAAATTTAAGCTGGTAAAAGAAAATACTCCAGAGCATACAATTGTGAATGTACAAAACAGCCATAATAAGGATTTGAAATTAGCGGACGATTTGTATGTGATCAATGGTAATGGTGAAGTGAATAAAGTAATGGACGCAGAGGAACAGTTTATTATACTATCTGGGACTAATATAGATAATTATCCAACGCTACAAAGCGACAATGGAGAATTTATTTTTGTTGGACAAGGTTGGGGACATGGTGTAGGATTAAGTCAATCTGGAGCAAAAGGTATGGCGCTTCACGGGTATACTTATAAAGAAATATTAGAATACTATTACACAGGTACACAAGTAAAATAA
- the queA gene encoding tRNA preQ1(34) S-adenosylmethionine ribosyltransferase-isomerase QueA, with translation MKLEDFDFVLPEELIAQDPIKERSHSRMLVLDKETGQIEHKVFADIIDQLDPKDCLVLNNTKVMPARLIGEREKTQARIEFLLLNRLEGDEWEVMVKPGKKAKVNERVVFGEGILIAHIKEKLDNGNRLVKFEYEGIFEQVLDELGEMPLPPYITRKLEDKERYQTVYAKHIGSAAAPTAGLHFTNELLEKLKNKGIHIAYITLHVGIGTFRPVKVDNIEEHEMHSEHYWITKEEADKIKKAKENGGRIIPVGTTSCRTLETIMQEYGEIKESKGWTDIFMYPGYEFKIVDGLITNFHLPQSTLIMLVSALAEREKVMKAYQEAINKHYRFYSFGDAMFIK, from the coding sequence ATGAAACTTGAAGATTTTGATTTTGTTTTACCAGAAGAATTAATTGCACAAGATCCCATTAAAGAGAGATCTCATTCCCGAATGTTGGTTTTAGACAAAGAAACGGGACAAATAGAACATAAAGTTTTTGCAGATATAATCGATCAATTAGATCCAAAGGATTGTTTGGTTCTTAATAACACAAAAGTTATGCCAGCAAGACTAATTGGTGAAAGAGAAAAAACTCAAGCTAGAATAGAGTTTTTACTATTAAACAGGCTTGAAGGTGATGAATGGGAAGTCATGGTAAAGCCAGGGAAAAAAGCAAAAGTCAATGAACGTGTTGTTTTTGGAGAGGGCATTTTAATTGCACATATTAAAGAAAAGTTAGATAACGGCAATCGACTTGTGAAATTTGAATATGAAGGTATATTTGAACAGGTGCTCGATGAACTCGGAGAAATGCCTTTACCACCTTATATTACCCGTAAATTAGAAGATAAAGAGCGTTATCAAACAGTGTATGCAAAACATATAGGTTCTGCTGCAGCGCCAACGGCAGGCTTGCATTTTACCAATGAATTATTAGAAAAACTAAAAAATAAAGGGATTCATATTGCATATATAACTTTGCACGTTGGTATTGGTACGTTTAGACCCGTTAAAGTAGATAATATTGAAGAACATGAAATGCATTCAGAGCATTATTGGATTACTAAAGAGGAAGCAGATAAGATAAAAAAAGCAAAAGAAAATGGGGGCAGAATTATACCCGTAGGTACGACAAGTTGTAGAACATTAGAAACAATAATGCAAGAATATGGTGAAATAAAAGAATCAAAAGGCTGGACAGATATATTTATGTATCCTGGATATGAGTTTAAGATTGTAGATGGCTTAATAACGAATTTTCATTTGCCACAATCCACGCTTATTATGTTGGTATCTGCACTGGCAGAAAGAGAAAAAGTGATGAAAGCATACCAAGAGGCAATTAATAAACACTATAGATTTTATAGTTTTGGAGATGCTATGTTTATTAAATAA
- a CDS encoding SGNH/GDSL hydrolase family protein, translated as MITTNIVSLGDSLTTGYGVNTTDNYINRLEKYLPKYYPSICWNISNISKNNMTTREGLHILKKHIKSLNPNIVIIMLGTNDVSLDKQIHRTLEEFEDNLKSMLELTHHINNRTGLNFCIPIPVLITPPCVIETKVTYNITNNRIHQYSHIIKTLASEYNCPCIDFYKTTYDFNNNEDLFQDDGIHLSTKGYDLLFDTFFSAFTKLINYEGLIKDRE; from the coding sequence ATGATTACAACAAACATTGTTAGCTTAGGAGACAGCTTAACTACTGGTTATGGTGTGAACACTACTGATAATTACATTAATCGATTAGAAAAATATTTACCCAAATATTATCCCTCAATATGTTGGAATATTAGTAATATCAGCAAAAATAATATGACTACTAGAGAAGGATTACATATATTAAAAAAACACATTAAATCCCTCAATCCTAATATAGTAATCATAATGCTTGGTACCAACGATGTTTCTTTAGACAAACAAATTCATCGTACTTTAGAAGAATTTGAAGATAATTTAAAAAGCATGCTAGAATTAACACACCATATCAACAATCGTACAGGATTAAATTTTTGCATTCCTATACCTGTTTTAATAACGCCACCTTGTGTTATTGAGACCAAAGTGACTTATAATATAACCAATAATAGAATTCACCAATACAGTCATATTATAAAAACTTTAGCAAGTGAATACAATTGCCCTTGCATCGACTTTTATAAAACCACTTATGACTTTAATAATAATGAGGATTTATTTCAAGATGACGGCATTCATTTAAGTACAAAAGGATATGATCTTCTATTCGATACTTTTTTTAGTGCTTTTACAAAGTTAATTAATTACGAAGGCCTTATAAAAGATCGAGAATAG
- the aroA gene encoding 3-phosphoshikimate 1-carboxyvinyltransferase, which translates to MIINPVTQLKGEISVPGDKSISHRAIMFGALAQGKSTIYNFLQGDDCLSTIRCFRQLGVNITVNNDIVEVEGNGLNGLKPSKEILDVGNSGTTLRLMTGILAAQPFDSTVTGDESIQKRPMGRIIKPLSQMGANINSINENGCAPLKIQGQQLNGVTYESPVSSAQVKSSILLAGLYAKGDTTVIEPAQSRNHTEIMLEYFEGSITTKELKTTVKPAKNLSSREITVPGDISSAAFIITAALIVPNSSVLIKNVGINPTRNGILEIYKKMNANIKVLNQRTVNGEPVADILAESSLLKGITIEGDIIPNIIDELPIISVAATFAKGQTIIKDAEELKVKESNRIDAMVNNLSKMKGDIIATSDGMIINGVTNLEGASVESYHDHRIAMSCAIAGLMAISPTTINGSDCIGISYPNFYDDLQKLI; encoded by the coding sequence GTGATCATTAATCCAGTTACTCAATTAAAGGGAGAAATTTCTGTTCCTGGTGACAAATCTATCTCTCATAGAGCAATAATGTTTGGTGCGTTAGCTCAAGGCAAAAGTACCATCTATAATTTTTTACAAGGCGATGATTGTTTATCTACTATTCGCTGTTTTAGACAATTAGGCGTTAATATCACTGTAAATAATGATATTGTAGAAGTGGAAGGCAATGGACTGAATGGTCTTAAACCTTCTAAAGAAATATTAGACGTTGGGAATAGCGGTACCACCCTAAGGTTAATGACTGGCATATTAGCTGCTCAACCTTTTGACTCTACTGTTACAGGAGATGAATCCATACAAAAACGTCCTATGGGAAGAATTATTAAACCCTTATCACAAATGGGTGCAAATATTAATAGTATAAATGAAAATGGATGTGCCCCTTTAAAAATACAAGGCCAACAATTAAATGGGGTGACCTATGAATCACCTGTATCATCTGCCCAAGTTAAATCTTCTATTTTACTTGCTGGACTTTATGCTAAAGGCGACACCACCGTTATTGAACCCGCCCAATCTAGAAATCACACTGAAATTATGCTTGAGTATTTTGAGGGGTCGATTACAACTAAAGAGTTAAAAACAACTGTAAAACCAGCTAAAAATTTATCTTCTAGAGAAATCACTGTACCGGGTGATATTTCTTCTGCTGCTTTTATCATTACAGCTGCTTTAATCGTTCCAAATTCAAGTGTACTGATTAAAAATGTTGGGATTAATCCTACTAGAAACGGCATACTAGAAATATATAAAAAAATGAATGCCAATATTAAAGTATTAAACCAACGCACGGTCAATGGAGAGCCTGTTGCAGATATTTTAGCAGAAAGCAGCTTATTAAAAGGCATCACAATTGAAGGCGATATTATTCCTAATATCATAGATGAATTGCCTATTATTTCTGTTGCAGCTACCTTTGCTAAGGGTCAAACAATTATTAAGGATGCGGAAGAATTAAAAGTAAAAGAATCCAATCGTATTGATGCTATGGTAAATAATTTATCTAAGATGAAAGGGGATATTATTGCTACTTCAGATGGTATGATTATTAATGGTGTGACAAATTTAGAAGGTGCATCCGTTGAGAGTTATCATGATCACCGAATTGCAATGTCTTGTGCCATTGCTGGATTAATGGCAATAAGCCCAACAACAATTAACGGAAGCGATTGTATTGGCATATCTTACCCGAATTTTTATGATGATTTGCAAAAGTTAATTTAA
- a CDS encoding prephenate dehydrogenase: MPNYQAKKLMHNINQISIIGLGLIGGSLAKTIRFRNLPIKTFAYDANVSTLKQAKDEGIIDEYTTTLTKQFLSSDIIFLCAPVEYNNELLNTIKNDLSSNSIITDVGSVKQNIHETVDKTIIEDIFIGGHPMAGSEKSGYNASTHYLLENAYYVLTPSKKVSQDKVTLLNDFVKAIGAIPILLNYNEHDYATAAISHVPHIVASSLVNLVKSSDQNGLMKQLAAGGFKDITRIASASPDLWKQISLTNKDQILKILTNYIQQLNTFKDNLMEDDADSIFEFFNEANDYRNSFADPSTSIIEKSYSIMVDIPDELGIIGKIATLLSEHQISIKNIGIVHNREFENGVLKIIFYNNESQLKSIKILKSYNYTVYER; the protein is encoded by the coding sequence ATGCCGAATTATCAGGCAAAAAAATTAATGCATAACATTAACCAAATAAGCATTATTGGTTTAGGATTAATAGGGGGGTCTTTAGCTAAAACCATTCGTTTTAGAAACCTCCCTATTAAAACATTTGCATACGATGCAAACGTTTCAACTTTAAAGCAAGCTAAGGATGAAGGTATAATTGATGAATATACGACAACGCTTACAAAGCAATTTTTAAGCTCAGATATTATTTTTTTATGTGCTCCAGTAGAATATAATAATGAACTGTTAAACACCATTAAAAATGACCTTTCTTCAAATAGTATTATTACCGATGTAGGTAGTGTCAAACAAAATATACATGAAACTGTTGACAAGACCATTATAGAAGACATTTTCATTGGTGGTCACCCTATGGCTGGATCCGAAAAATCAGGGTACAATGCATCTACTCATTATTTATTGGAAAATGCTTATTATGTATTAACACCTAGTAAAAAAGTATCTCAAGATAAAGTGACTTTACTAAATGATTTTGTTAAAGCCATTGGTGCTATCCCTATTCTTTTAAATTACAATGAACATGACTATGCCACTGCTGCCATTAGCCATGTTCCTCATATTGTTGCGTCCAGCTTAGTTAATTTAGTCAAATCATCAGATCAAAATGGCTTAATGAAACAATTAGCAGCTGGTGGTTTTAAAGACATTACCCGTATTGCTTCTGCTTCACCTGACTTATGGAAACAAATTTCTTTAACCAATAAAGATCAAATTTTAAAGATTTTAACAAATTACATTCAGCAACTCAATACCTTTAAAGACAATCTTATGGAAGATGATGCCGATTCCATTTTTGAATTTTTCAATGAAGCCAATGACTATCGAAACTCATTTGCAGATCCTTCAACCAGTATTATTGAAAAATCTTATTCCATTATGGTTGACATTCCAGATGAATTAGGTATAATAGGTAAAATCGCAACCTTATTAAGTGAGCATCAAATTAGTATTAAAAATATTGGTATTGTTCACAACAGAGAATTCGAAAATGGCGTATTAAAAATCATTTTCTACAATAATGAAAGTCAGTTAAAGAGTATAAAAATATTAAAGTCGTATAACTATACAGTTTATGAACGTTAG
- the aroF gene encoding 3-deoxy-7-phosphoheptulonate synthase, with amino-acid sequence MIIVMEPKAKDESIKQVINTIEQFGLQTNLSKGDQTTIIGVIGDKTKLSDANLELIDGVEKIVPITESYKLSNKKFHPEPSVIQVGNTTIGGTDLSIMSGPCAIESEEQLLATAHAIKKAGATILRGGAYKPRTSPYSFQGLEVEGLQFMAKAREETGLPVVCEVTSLAAVETAVKYVDMLQIGARNMQNFYLLKEAGKTNLPVLLKRGLSATIDEWLNAAEYIMSEGNPNVILCERGIRTFETATRNTLDLSAIPVIKEKSHLPIIIDPSHATGVRDYVLPLSKAAIAAGADGLMIEVHPNPAKALSDGPQSLTFETFESVCQELKPYAELSGKKINA; translated from the coding sequence ATGATAATCGTAATGGAACCAAAAGCAAAAGACGAATCTATTAAACAAGTCATTAATACCATAGAACAATTTGGTTTACAAACCAATCTTTCAAAAGGTGATCAAACAACTATTATTGGTGTTATTGGAGATAAAACAAAATTAAGTGATGCTAATCTTGAACTTATTGATGGTGTAGAAAAAATCGTTCCCATAACAGAGTCTTATAAACTGTCTAACAAAAAATTCCATCCTGAGCCTTCTGTTATCCAAGTTGGGAACACAACCATTGGTGGAACTGATCTTTCTATAATGTCTGGTCCTTGTGCTATAGAAAGCGAAGAACAATTATTAGCCACTGCTCATGCTATTAAAAAAGCTGGTGCAACTATATTACGTGGCGGTGCTTATAAACCAAGAACATCACCTTATTCTTTTCAAGGTTTAGAAGTTGAAGGGTTACAATTCATGGCAAAAGCTCGTGAAGAGACTGGGTTGCCAGTTGTTTGCGAAGTAACCAGCTTAGCAGCCGTTGAAACAGCTGTTAAATATGTAGATATGTTACAAATTGGTGCTAGAAATATGCAAAACTTTTATTTATTAAAAGAAGCTGGTAAAACAAATTTACCTGTTTTATTAAAAAGAGGATTGTCTGCTACCATAGATGAGTGGTTAAACGCTGCTGAATATATTATGAGTGAAGGTAATCCAAATGTTATTCTTTGTGAAAGAGGCATTAGAACCTTTGAAACAGCTACGAGAAACACTTTAGATTTAAGTGCAATACCTGTTATTAAAGAGAAGAGTCATTTACCAATCATCATTGACCCAAGTCATGCAACTGGTGTAAGAGATTATGTTTTACCTTTATCTAAAGCTGCTATTGCCGCTGGTGCAGACGGCCTTATGATTGAAGTTCATCCAAATCCTGCTAAAGCTTTATCTGATGGTCCTCAATCATTAACTTTTGAAACATTTGAATCTGTATGTCAAGAATTAAAACCGTATGCCGAATTATCAGGCAAAAAAATTAATGCATAA
- the hisC gene encoding histidinol-phosphate transaminase: protein MINCRQSIESLRPYIPGKPINDVKQEYGLSQVIKLASNENPLGCSDKAKEAIVNALDEVGIYPDGNASYLRKALSKELNVTEEQLIFGAGSDEIITFITQVYVGEGDEAITCTPSFPRYASAVKLMGGHIIEVPLKNYTFDLNGIVNAITDKTKVIFIANPNNPTGTIITKEEQLDFLKKVPKNILVVMDEAYSEYITDDIFPDTLSILKDYPNLIILKTFSKAYGLASLRVGYGIAKESIIELLNRVRGPFNVTTLAQNAALASLKDKDFLKQSIELNTTIKEWTYEKCDALGLDYIPTFGNFIMIHIGVDTLEVFQQLQSKGIIVRPGCFLGLEGWLRVTLGTQEQMALFFEKLTDILN from the coding sequence ATGATAAACTGTAGACAATCTATTGAATCTTTAAGACCTTATATCCCTGGAAAGCCTATTAATGATGTAAAACAAGAATATGGCTTAAGCCAGGTTATAAAATTAGCATCTAATGAAAATCCATTAGGATGCTCTGATAAAGCTAAAGAAGCTATTGTAAATGCTCTTGATGAAGTAGGTATTTACCCCGATGGTAATGCATCATACTTACGAAAAGCTTTGTCTAAAGAGCTGAATGTAACAGAAGAACAATTGATTTTTGGCGCTGGCTCAGATGAAATCATTACCTTTATTACACAAGTATATGTTGGCGAAGGTGATGAGGCCATTACTTGTACACCAAGTTTTCCTCGTTATGCTTCAGCTGTAAAATTAATGGGAGGGCATATAATAGAAGTCCCTTTAAAAAATTATACTTTTGACTTAAATGGCATTGTAAATGCTATTACGGATAAAACTAAAGTTATCTTTATAGCCAACCCTAATAACCCAACAGGTACAATTATTACAAAAGAAGAACAACTTGATTTTTTAAAGAAAGTACCTAAGAACATTCTAGTCGTAATGGATGAAGCTTATTCTGAATATATTACAGATGATATTTTCCCTGATACCCTTTCTATCCTGAAAGATTATCCAAACTTAATCATCTTAAAAACCTTTTCCAAAGCTTATGGCTTGGCTTCATTAAGGGTTGGATATGGTATTGCCAAAGAATCCATTATTGAATTGTTAAATCGAGTGAGAGGCCCTTTTAATGTAACCACCTTAGCACAAAATGCTGCTCTTGCCAGTTTAAAAGATAAAGATTTTTTAAAGCAATCCATTGAATTAAACACTACCATTAAAGAATGGACCTATGAAAAATGCGATGCATTAGGTTTGGATTACATCCCTACATTTGGGAATTTTATAATGATTCACATTGGTGTTGATACTTTAGAAGTCTTTCAACAGCTACAATCTAAAGGCATTATAGTTAGACCAGGATGTTTTCTTGGACTTGAAGGTTGGCTTAGAGTGACTCTAGGTACTCAAGAACAAATGGCATTATTTTTTGAAAAATTAACAGATATTTTAAATTAA